Part of the Candidatus Nomurabacteria bacterium genome is shown below.
TCAATTTTTGGTAAATATTCCAAGCCTTTGTTTTTGTGTAATTCCGCGATGGTGCCAACAACGAAAGCGTCTTCTGGTAAATTTAATTCTGCTCGCGCTTCTTTTCTGGAGAGAAGATTGGTGGTGGCGACGCCGTTGTAGATGAGATTAATCTTGTGTCGCACCAGCCACCAGTTCCTGGTTCGGATTTTTTCTGATTCGGAGATGACGATAACCCGATGAGAGAGTAGGCAGATTTTCCAACACAGCATTTTGAAAAATATCTTACTCAACTTTGAACGATCTTCTAGGAAAGGCCAACCGTGTGAAGTGTAGATAATTTTTTTTACTCCCGCCATACGACCAGCGAGCGCGCCGAGTAGCCCCATTTTCGGACTGTTTAAGTGAAGAATATCTGGCCGATTATGAGAGAAGAGAGAAAGAAGAGTGAAGAAAGCGTGGATGTCGTCACGGAGTTTGATGTCCCGTCCCAGGTTTACCAATCGGGAAACTTCGATTTTTTTCTCACTTAATTTATCACACAAGGTCCCTGGCTGGCCGGTAATGACTGAGACGACGAAATCTTCTGGGGGTAAATTGGTTGCTAGGTCGTAGACATATTTCTGGGCGCCACCCCAATTTCCCTTGGTAACTCCGAAGCATATTTTAATTTTTTCCATTCTATGTTATAATACAAGGAATGATCAATTTCGGCAAGAAAGATAGCTTGGTGCTATTGCTCGGTGATCTTGTCGCTTTTTTCCTTGCGCTTTGGCTCACACTTGCCTTACGTTCGGGTGTTTTACCAGAGACAATGGTTTTTTGGAATCATGTGGCCGTTTTTGCACCCCTTTACTTTGTCTGGGTCATTGTTTTTTTCATTTCTGATCTCTATCGCCGTCAGACCCTAATTTTGACGCGCAATTTGCCTCAGATGTTGATTCGGGCGCAAGTGGTGAATAGTTTTATCGCTGTTCTGGCCTTCTACTTTGTGCCTTTTTTCGTTCAGTCTGGCATTACACCGAAGACGAACTTATTTTTATATCTTATCACCACCTTGCCGCTGATTTGGCTTTGGCGGGTTTATGTTACACGCTGGATTGGCGAAGGAAGGCCCGTTCGCGTCTTCTTTGCTTGTGATGGTGATGAAGTGGAGGAATTGAAACGGGAAATTACTCAGCGTCCAGAACATCGTCTGGCCCTAGTCACCGAAGCCCCCGCACTGATTGTGTTTAATAAATATGACGGTCGGGAGGACCATCTCTTGCCCGATTTCTATCGGCGATTCTTTCACGGCGTTCGCTTTGTGCCGGTGCATAAATTTTATGAGAATATCTTTGAGCGCGTTCCAATATCGTTAGTAAACGAGAAATGGTTTCTGGAGAACATTTCCAATCAACCGCAATGGCTTTACTCGCTGCTCAAGCGTCTAATGGATTTACTTCTCGGCCTCATTCTGACTCTTTTATCATTGCCATTTTATTTGGTGATTCCGCTACTTGTCAGATTGGAGGATGGTGGGCCGGTTTTCTTCTGCGATGAAAGGGTGGGTTTGCGTGGCCGCGTGATTAAACTTTATAAATTTCGCAGTATGTCGCTTGAACAGGATCCATATGAGAGAAAGACGACCAAAATCGGGGCCTTTATTCGCCGGACAAGAATCGATGAGCTACCCCAACTCTGGAGTGTTGTTGTGGGGGAACAATCGCTGATTGGTCCACGTCCAGAGAAGCCTGATTATGTGAATCTTTATCGGAAAGAGTTACCCTACTATGATGCGCGTCATCTGATTGCGCCTGGTCTCTCGGGCTGGGCTCAACTTTATCAGACGAATCATCCCCACTTTCAATCTGATCTTCTGGCCACAAGTGAGAAACTCTCTTATGATCTCTACTACCTTAAGAACCGTGGTTTCTGGTTGGATGTAAAAATTGCACTTAAAACCATTCGCACCATTCTCTCGCGGAGCGGTATCTAATTTATGGACCTAATCATTTTTTTCGCCACCTATTTACCCTGGATTCTGGTTTTATTCTTAGCCGCAAGGATGTTGCGGGAGGTGGAACGGGGCGAGTCGTTGAGGTCAATCGGTTTAATTTTTTCGTCATTTGGTGTTACAGCACTTCTCATCTGGTTACTAAAGAGTTTGTTTTATTTTCCCCGACCTTTTGTGATTAATTCCAACCTTGTGCCGCTGATTAATCAAGTTGCCGACAGTTCCTTTCCTTCCGCTCATGCGGCACTCTTTATGGCTCTTGCCGTCTCTGTCTGGTCGTATCGCCCACGCTGGGGTGCGGTTTATCTAGTCGGCGCATTGTTGATTGGTGTCGCCCGCTTCTTGGCCCACATTCATTCATCGATTGATCTTCTCGCTGGCTGGTTGCTAGGTGCTCTGGTCAGTACTTGCTTAATCGGCCTCTTCAGCTATAATGGGCGACACTAATGAAAGGCGGTAAACTCTTATCGTTCGTTATCATTCTTCTTGCCGTGGCGGTTGGCTACTATGTTTACGCCTACGGCGATTTCAAGCTTGGGCTTGATCTGTCCGGGGGTAGCCATTTGGTCTATGAAGCCGACACGACAAATGTGCCAGCGGGGGATATTAAAGAAGCGATGTCTTCTCTACGTGAAGTGATTGATCGGCGGATTAATGCTTTCGGTGTTGCTGAGCCAATTATCCAAGTTGAACAAAGCGGTTTAGGGCAAGATGCGAAGCATCGTCTCATTGTTGAATTGCCAGGTGTGACTGATTTAAAAGAAGCCCTCAAACTAATCAATGTCACACCACAGTTAGAATTTCTTGTCTTGCAAGATGGCACAACTGACATCAGTGCTACTTCTAGCTTTGTTTCTTCCGGTCTTAGTGGGCGCTTTCTGGAACGGGCCACAGTGGAGTTTTCTTCTCAATCGATTAATCCCTCAATCAGTTTGAGATTTAATGACGAGGGGTCGAAACTTTTCGCCAAAATTACAACGGAAAATGTGGGGCGGCCAGTGGGCATCTCTCTTGATGGACAGTTGATCTCGGCCCCCATTGTGCGGGATGCGATAACCTCTGGTCAGGCTGAGATTTCTGGACAGTTTACAGTTGATGAAGCGCGTGAACTCGCCCGCAACCTTAATCTAGGTGCCCTGCCAGTACCGATCTCCCTTATCTCAACAGAGACGATTGGTCCTAGTTTGGGGGCGGAGGCGCTTGATCATGGCTTGCGGGCCGGGTTGATTGGCCTAGTTATCGTGGCTCTCTTCATGGTCATTTGGTATCGTTTGCCTGGACTTCTCTCTGTAATCTCACTCGCCATCTATGTGGTATTGAT
Proteins encoded:
- a CDS encoding sugar transferase, whose protein sequence is MINFGKKDSLVLLLGDLVAFFLALWLTLALRSGVLPETMVFWNHVAVFAPLYFVWVIVFFISDLYRRQTLILTRNLPQMLIRAQVVNSFIAVLAFYFVPFFVQSGITPKTNLFLYLITTLPLIWLWRVYVTRWIGEGRPVRVFFACDGDEVEELKREITQRPEHRLALVTEAPALIVFNKYDGREDHLLPDFYRRFFHGVRFVPVHKFYENIFERVPISLVNEKWFLENISNQPQWLYSLLKRLMDLLLGLILTLLSLPFYLVIPLLVRLEDGGPVFFCDERVGLRGRVIKLYKFRSMSLEQDPYERKTTKIGAFIRRTRIDELPQLWSVVVGEQSLIGPRPEKPDYVNLYRKELPYYDARHLIAPGLSGWAQLYQTNHPHFQSDLLATSEKLSYDLYYLKNRGFWLDVKIALKTIRTILSRSGI
- a CDS encoding glycosyltransferase, with protein sequence MEKIKICFGVTKGNWGGAQKYVYDLATNLPPEDFVVSVITGQPGTLCDKLSEKKIEVSRLVNLGRDIKLRDDIHAFFTLLSLFSHNRPDILHLNSPKMGLLGALAGRMAGVKKIIYTSHGWPFLEDRSKLSKIFFKMLCWKICLLSHRVIVISESEKIRTRNWWLVRHKINLIYNGVATTNLLSRKEARAELNLPEDAFVVGTIAELHKNKGLEYLPKIDNVDFVLIGEGEERKNLENKGLILAGNIPDASRLLPAFDIFVLPSIKEGLPYVILEAGLAGLPVIATSVGGIPEMIDHEQSGILVPTKNPEKIKRAIETLKNHPEICQSYGESLKKKVGSGFSLEGMVEETMIIYGK
- the secD gene encoding protein translocase subunit SecD, giving the protein MKGGKLLSFVIILLAVAVGYYVYAYGDFKLGLDLSGGSHLVYEADTTNVPAGDIKEAMSSLREVIDRRINAFGVAEPIIQVEQSGLGQDAKHRLIVELPGVTDLKEALKLINVTPQLEFLVLQDGTTDISATSSFVSSGLSGRFLERATVEFSSQSINPSISLRFNDEGSKLFAKITTENVGRPVGISLDGQLISAPIVRDAITSGQAEISGQFTVDEARELARNLNLGALPVPISLISTETIGPSLGAEALDHGLRAGLIGLVIVALFMVIWYRLPGLLSVISLAIYVVLMLAIFELFGVTLTAAGIAGFILSVGMAVDANILIFARLKEEMKHTDNVHDALGHAFSRAWLSIRDSNLSSIITALILFWFGTSLVKGFALTLTIGVLVSMLTAISITRTFLKSVGGGKINKLSRFFFGSGLSN
- a CDS encoding phosphatase PAP2 family protein, encoding MDLIIFFATYLPWILVLFLAARMLREVERGESLRSIGLIFSSFGVTALLIWLLKSLFYFPRPFVINSNLVPLINQVADSSFPSAHAALFMALAVSVWSYRPRWGAVYLVGALLIGVARFLAHIHSSIDLLAGWLLGALVSTCLIGLFSYNGRH